A region of the Romboutsia hominis genome:
ATATAGTTTATTATTATTAAAGAATTTATATATTGAGGGTATTTTTTCACATCTAGCACTTAGAGATGAAAAATCAGATTATATTCAATTTAATATATTTAAAAAGACTATAAATGAATTAGAAAAAATTAAGACGATACCTATAAAGCATATTTGTGATAGTATAGGGTTTGTTTCATATAAGGATTTTCATATGGATATGGTGAGGATAGGTGCAAGTATATATGGATACAACAATAGAGATTCTTCCTTACAGCTAAAGCCTGCTATAACATTCAAGTCAAAGATAATTCAGGTTAAAGAGGTTAGAGGCGGTGAGGCTATAGGATATGATTATTCGTATGTAGCAAATAAAAATATTAAAATAGGAATTATACCTTGTGGATATGGAGATGGGATACCAAGAAGTTTATCAAATAAAGGGTATGTAGATATAAATAATAAAAGATGTAACATAATAGGTAAAATATGTATGGATCACCTTGTAATAGACATTAGTTATTTAGATAAATGTGATTACGATGCAGATGTAGTATTTTATGGAGAAAATGGTCCTACACTTTTAGAAATAGCAAATTTGATAGATACAAATAGAAATGAACTATTAAGCTTAATATCTAGAAGGGTAGATAGAGTATATATTGAGAATGGAGAAATTAAAAAAATTTTAAACTATATATACTAAGGGGGAAAATTATGATATTTCCAGAAAAACTAAAAAAAGGAGATACAATTGGAGTTATAGCACCAGCAAGTCCATCTAAATCTAAAACAAAAAAATTACTAACTTATGAATTAGAAAAAATAGAGCAAGAATTAAATAAATTAGGGTATAAAGTCAAATTTGGAAAGACTTGTTACCTAAGATATAAGGGGTATTTAGCAGGTGAAGATGAGTTTAGAGTAAAGGACATAGAAAATATGTTTTTAGATAAAGACGTAAATGGTATACTTTGTCTAAGAGGCGGATATGGAACACTTAGAATAATTGATAAAATAAACTACAACATTATAAAAGAGAATCCTAAGGTATTTATAGGGTATTCTGATATAACAGCACTTCATATAGCCTTTAATCAAATAGCGAACTTAGTTACCTACCATGGAATTATGGGATTAAATTTTTTACACTATGATAAATATACTTTTGATTCCTTCTCAAATATATTA
Encoded here:
- the alr gene encoding alanine racemase, with the translated sequence MSLLRPTYVQINLDNIKHNLQEIKKYTKNSTKIGAVLKSNAYGHGSIEIAKLLCREGIDYLCVATLSEALEFRRENIKSPILVMGYIPNEYIELAVENNITITVIKEEQGKIINNICSKINKIGKVHIKLDTGFNRLGLKVNQNTFQEIYSLLLLKNLYIEGIFSHLALRDEKSDYIQFNIFKKTINELEKIKTIPIKHICDSIGFVSYKDFHMDMVRIGASIYGYNNRDSSLQLKPAITFKSKIIQVKEVRGGEAIGYDYSYVANKNIKIGIIPCGYGDGIPRSLSNKGYVDINNKRCNIIGKICMDHLVIDISYLDKCDYDADVVFYGENGPTLLEIANLIDTNRNELLSLISRRVDRVYIENGEIKKILNYIY
- a CDS encoding S66 peptidase family protein; this encodes MIFPEKLKKGDTIGVIAPASPSKSKTKKLLTYELEKIEQELNKLGYKVKFGKTCYLRYKGYLAGEDEFRVKDIENMFLDKDVNGILCLRGGYGTLRIIDKINYNIIKENPKVFIGYSDITALHIAFNQIANLVTYHGIMGLNFLHYDKYTFDSFSNILSMEDEIIIKNPEDEELHTLVQGKANGITVGGNLAVIISTLGTRYEIDTKNKILFIEEIGENMYKIDRMLTQLELSNKLNDCCGIIFGDFKKCRKDNEDDYDLYELLFEKIKKYNKPCLCNLKVGHCTSSNSILLGGNCCLDATNKSIKFVK